In the Dehalococcoidales bacterium genome, CCTGCGGCTATCATTATTTCTTTCGACAAGTCCCTGGGTGAAATTGCCCAGTTTGATATTGGGACTATATCCCAGACGATTGCCCTGGTGGCGCTGAATTACGGACTTGGCACCTGCATTATGACACAGGGTATCATGTTCCCGAAGGTGGTCAGGGAAATCGCGGGCATACCCGAGTCTAAGACGATGAGCATCTGTATTACTATCGGCTATCCGGATGATGACTTCCCGGCTAACAAATTATATAGCGAGCGCGAGTCCCTGGAGAACAACACCACCTGGTGCGGCCTCTAGCAGGGCACTTATTTAGAAAGGGTACGATAGATGAATATCCTGGTCACCAACGATGACGGCATAGACTCCCGCGGCCTCTGGCCACTGGTCGAGGCAATGAGTCGGGTGGGCGAGGTGCTGGTGGTCGCTCCCAGCTCACAGCAGAGCGGGACCGGTTCCAGCTTATCACTGCATAGCGATACCAGCATTAAGGAAGTACCCTCGTCTATTCGCGGCGTGCAGGCCTATTCCATCGGGGGGACGCCGAGTGACTGCGTCATACTGGGGATAGGCCGCCTTTCCGGTGAGAGGCGCATCGGGCTACTTGTCTCCGGCATCAACCACGGGGCGAATATGGGCCGTGATATCCTGTATTCAGGCACGGTCATGGCCACCCTGCAGGGCTACTTCCGCAAAATACCTTCGATTGCCATGTCGCTGGCGATAGTGAACAGGGATAGGGAGCCGGACTTTGGTTTTGCGGCCACGGTTGCCGAGCACCTGGCGCGACGGATTCAGGATGGCACATTGCCCACCGACGCCATCCTGAACACGAACGTACCGAACATCCCCCGGGAGCGGATTAAGGGCATCGTCACCACGCGGACGGCGCCCG is a window encoding:
- the surE gene encoding 5'/3'-nucleotidase SurE, whose product is MNILVTNDDGIDSRGLWPLVEAMSRVGEVLVVAPSSQQSGTGSSLSLHSDTSIKEVPSSIRGVQAYSIGGTPSDCVILGIGRLSGERRIGLLVSGINHGANMGRDILYSGTVMATLQGYFRKIPSIAMSLAIVNRDREPDFGFAATVAEHLARRIQDGTLPTDAILNTNVPNIPRERIKGIVTTRTAPGAWVRLAPVATEDGVRYVSGARAEVEYPEGTDIRAITSDMISITPLRMEVTHHDGIPALAEHVLS